From one Prochlorococcus marinus str. MIT 0912 genomic stretch:
- a CDS encoding SIMPL domain-containing protein (The SIMPL domain is named for its presence in mouse protein SIMPL (signalling molecule that associates with mouse pelle-like kinase). Bacterial member BP26, from Brucella, was shown to assemble into a channel-like structure, while YggE from E. coli has been associated with resistance to oxidative stress.) has translation MKVLSLIRALPFNALEIIRRTPPLVFATTVLSIGGLIGFTSASKILVDGLKLAANTITVTGASTERIESDFAKWDIKVETIGNSQIDSYKKHKVSIEKTMTFLDRYDVNNNDYQSVALLPASTSKEINKNPKTGEIISKKWVTTQWIEIESNDVFNIDQTYRQMSELLGKGVLVRPSRPEFTYTKLPAKRVDMLAKATKDAHTRAEAIVYQTGSELGSVRKVNTGVFQITVPNSTRVSSWGSYDTSTIKKDITAVMGVTFEVN, from the coding sequence ATGAAAGTTCTATCTCTCATAAGAGCTTTACCTTTTAATGCGCTTGAAATTATTCGACGCACTCCTCCTCTAGTTTTTGCCACAACAGTTTTATCAATTGGTGGGCTTATTGGATTTACAAGTGCATCAAAGATTTTAGTTGACGGTCTAAAACTTGCGGCGAACACAATCACAGTTACTGGAGCTAGTACAGAACGAATAGAAAGTGATTTTGCAAAATGGGACATCAAGGTTGAAACGATAGGAAATTCTCAGATTGATTCATATAAAAAACACAAAGTATCTATCGAAAAAACAATGACTTTCCTAGATCGTTATGACGTCAATAACAATGACTACCAATCAGTTGCTCTATTACCTGCCTCAACCTCAAAAGAAATAAACAAAAACCCTAAAACAGGTGAAATAATTTCTAAGAAATGGGTCACTACTCAATGGATCGAAATTGAAAGCAATGATGTTTTTAATATTGATCAAACATATAGACAAATGAGTGAATTACTTGGTAAAGGAGTTCTTGTAAGGCCAAGTCGACCAGAATTTACATACACAAAACTCCCAGCCAAACGAGTAGATATGCTTGCAAAAGCTACAAAGGATGCACATACAAGAGCTGAAGCTATTGTCTATCAAACGGGTTCAGAACTTGGCAGTGTAAGAAAGGTTAATACTGGCGTATTTCAAATCACAGTACCGAACTCAACAAGAGTGAGTAGTTGGGGGTCTTACGACACAAGCACAATCAAAAAAGACATCACTGCTGTGATGGGAGTCACATTCGAAGT